One part of the Gossypium raimondii isolate GPD5lz chromosome 1, ASM2569854v1, whole genome shotgun sequence genome encodes these proteins:
- the LOC105785725 gene encoding actin-interacting protein 1-2: MSKKNNKISDQLVQKAPTSIPALFLSTKILENSLFANHTHTQMASLIETYACAPSTERGRGILISGDPKTNSILYCNARSVFIRYLDRPLHVAVYGDHSYPVTVARYSPNGEWIASADVSGIIRIWGTHNDFVLKNEFKVLSGRIDDLQWSPDGLRIVACGDGKGKSFVRAFMWDSGSTVGDFDGHSKRVLSCHFKPTRPFRIASCGEDFLVNFYEGPPFKFKLSHREHSNFVNCIRFSPDGSKLISVSSDKKGIIYDAKTGDTMGQLSSENGHTGSIYAVSWSGDSKHVLTVSADKTAKIWEIFEDGTGKVSKTLECSGSGGVEDMLVGCLWQNGHLITVSLSGTINLYSASDPDKQPLCLSGHMKNVNTLTLIESNEKIILSSSFDGSILRWTPGTGHSGKLQRKDSSQIKCLVATKEEIMTSGYDNKVWRISLDQDKAGEAEHIDVGSQPKDLSQAINSPDLALVSLDSGVVLLKDMQILSNINLGFSVTASVIAPDGSEAIVGGQDGKLHIYSVSGDSLTEEATLEKHRGPISVIRYSPDFSMFASADLNREAVVWDRTSKEVKLNNMLFHTARINCLAWSPNSTMVATGSLDTCVIIYEVGKPASSRITVKNAHPGGVYGLVFIDDCNVASSGEDACIRVWKIVQQ; this comes from the exons ATGtctaaaaaaaacaacaaaatcagCGACCAACTCGTTCAAAAAGCTCCCACCTCAATTCCCGCACTTTTCCTTTCAACTAAAATCCTCGAAAACAGTCTCTTTGCcaatcacacacacacacaaatgGCTAGTCTCATTGAAACCTATGCCTGCGCCCCTTCCACGGAACGAGGCCGTGGAATTCTAATCTCCGGCGATCCCAAAACCAACTCCATCCTTTACTGCAACGCAAGGTCCGTTTTCATTCGTTACCTTGACCGCCCTCTTCACGTCGCCGTTTATGGAGATCACAGCTATCCCGTCACTGTCGCTCGTTACTCCCCCAACGGCGAGTGGATTGCCTCCGCTGACGTCTCTGGAATTATACGAATCTGGGGTACTCATAACGACTTCGTTTTGAAGAATGAGTTCAAGGTCCTTTCCGGTCGGATCGATGATCTACAGTGGTCCCCTGATGGCTTAAGGATCGTTGCCTGTGGCGATGGCAAAGGAAAATCCTTTGTTCGCGCTTTTAT GTGGGATTCGGGGTCAACAGTGGGGGACTTTGATGGCCACTCGAAGAGGGTGCTAAGCTGTCATTTTAAACCGACGAGGCCATTTCGAATTGCAAGTTGTGGAGAAGATTTCTTGGTGAATTTTTATGAAGGTCCACCCTTTAAGTTCAAGTTATCGCACAG GGAGCATTCAAATTTTGTCAACTGCATTAGGTTTTCCCCAGATGGCAGCAAACTAATTAGCGTAAGCTCAGATAAGAAGGGTATAATATATGATGCAAAGACTGGCGACACAATGGGGCAGTTGTCCAGTGAAAATGGTCATACAGGTAGCATTTATGCTGTTAGCTGGAGTGGAGATAGTAAACAT GTACTAACTGTTTCTGCTGACAAGACTGCCAAGATATGGGAGATTTTTGAGGATGGTACTGGAAAAGTAAGTAAAACGTTGGAATGCTCTGGATCTGGTGGAGTGGAAGACATGCTTGTTGGATGTCTGTGGCAGAATGGTCATCTCATTACAGTTTCCCTTTCTGGCACAATTAACTTATACTCTGCTAGTGATCCTGATAAACAACCATTATGTTTGTCTGGACATATGAAGAACGTAAATACATTAACTTTAATCGAAAGCAACGAAAAGATTATTCTATCCAGCAGCTTCGATGGATCTATCCTTCGATGGACTCCAGGGACTGGACACAGTGGCAAATTACAGAGGAAAGATAGTTCTCAAATTAAATGTTTGGTTGCTACAAAAGAGGAGATAATGACATCTGGATACGACAATAAG GTATGGAGAATTTCTCTTGATCAAGACAAAGCTGGAGAGGCAGAACATATAGATGTTGGCAGTCAACCAAAGGACTTGAGCCAGGCCATTAATTCCCCTGATCTGGCTTTAGTTTCATTGGATTCTGGAGTTGTATTGCTTAAGGATATGCAAATACTTTCAAACATCAACCTTGGATTTTCAGTGACAGCGTCTGTTATTGCACCTGATGGAAGTGAGGCAATTGTGGGGGGCCAGGATGGTAAGTTGCATATATATTCTGTCTCAGGTGATTCTCTTACAGAAGAAGCAACCCTTGAGAAGCATAGAGGTCCAATTAGCGTAATACGGTATTCACCAGATTTTTCCATGTTTGCTTCTGCTGATCTAAACCGCGAAGCAGTTGTTTGGGATCGTACCTCCAAAGAG GTGAAGCTTAATAACATGTTGTTCCACACAGCTCGTATCAATTGCCTTGCTTGGTCTCCTAATAGCACTATGGTTGCTACAGGATCACTAGACACTTGTGTAATCATATATGAAGTTGGGAAACCTGCTTCAAGTCGCATAACTGTTAAGAATGCTCATCCTGGTGGAGTTTATGGTTTGGTTTTTATTGATGACTGCAATGTGGCTAGTTCAGGGGAGGACGCCTGCATTCGTGTCTGGAAGATAGTGCAGCAATAA
- the LOC105785726 gene encoding beta-glucuronosyltransferase GlcAT14A, with the protein MGAEKKWLFTLFSTTIFSILLLLLYSISVFSSPRLFPSLVQHGLHSPPAFAYYLFGGKGDKDRIFRLLLAVYHPRNRYLLQLGADASDEERYRLVLALKSVPAIRSFENVDVIGKPDRFSSMGSTHIASTLHAAAMLMKLDRGWDWFIALSALDYPLVTQDDLSHVFSSVRRDLNFIDHTSDLGWKEDQRVLPIVVDPGIYLARRTKIFHATQKRLMPDAFKVFTGSPWVVLSRSFLEFCLFGWDNLPRTLLMYFNNVMLSEESYFHSVICNSPEFKNTTVNGDLRYMIWDSPPKTEPHFLNGSDYDQMVQSGAAFARQFQKDDPVLDMIDEKILKCGRNRAVPGAWCTGRRSWWVDPCSQWGDVNVLKPGPQAKKLEETILNLLDDWNSQSNQCT; encoded by the exons ATGGGAGCTGAAAAGAAATGGCTTTTCACTCTCTTTTCGACAACAATTTTCTCCATTCTCCTCCTCTTACTTTACTCGATCTCTGTTTTCAGCTCCCCTAGACTTTTCCCTTCTCTAGTCCAACATGGTCTTCATTCTCCACCAGCTTTTGCTTACTATTTATTTGGTGGAAAAGGTGATAAGGATCGGATCTTTAGGCTACTACTTGCTGTCTATCATCCCAGGAATCGATATTTGCTGCAACTTGGTGCTGACGCTTCCGATGAGGAAAGGTATAGGTTGGTTTTGGCTTTGAAATCTGTGCCTGCTATTAGGAGCTTTGAAAATGTGGATGTTATAGGGAAGCCTGATAGGTTTTCTTCAATGGGGTCTACACATATTGCTTCCACGTTGCATGCTGCTGCTATGTTGATGAAGCTTGATCGTGGCTGGGATTGGTTTATTGCTTTGAGTGCTTTGGACTATCCCTTAGTTACTCAAGATG ATTTGTCCCACGTGTTCTCCTCTGTTAGGAGGGACCTCAATTTCATTGATCATACTAGTGACCTTGGGTGGAAAGA AGATCAACGGGTCCTGCCTATTGTGGTTGACCCAGGGATTTACCTAGCTAGGAGGACTAAAATTTTTCACGCTACGCAGAAACGGCTAATGCCTGATGCTTTTAAAGTGTTCACAG GTTCGCCATGGGTTGTCTTAAGCAGATCCTTTCTGGAATTTTGCCTTTTCGGGTGGGATAATCTGCCTCGGACCCTTCTGATGTATTTTAACAATGTTATGTTATCCGAAGAAAGCTATTTTCATTCTGTCATTTGCAATTCACCGGAGTTCAAGAACACTACTGTAAACGGTGATTTAAGATATATGATCTGGGACAGTCCTCCGAAGACGGAACCCCACTTTCTCAATGGTTCTGATTATGATCAAATGGTTCAAAGTGGAGCAGCATTTGCAAGACAGTTTCAGAAAGATGATCCTGTGTTGGACATGATTGATGAAAAGATCCTCAAGTGTGGGCGAAACCGAGCTGTCCCAGGGGCATGGTGCACTGGCCGGCGAAGCTGGTGGGTAGATCCTTGCTCACAATGGGGCGATGTTAATGTCTTGAAGCCTGGACCACAGGCAAAGAAGTTAGAGGAAACTATACTAAACCTTCTTGATGACTGGAATTCACAGTCCAATCAGTGCACATGA
- the LOC105784847 gene encoding uncharacterized protein LOC105784847 has protein sequence METDEEAMECSFRSLDLVNATFIAEGNRIPVPNISRTTRVGLQLMVGRGTISGRGLGKNLHGGVNAPVMKENFDHFGLGYRPDIKQKEKRNRKKTGFIYPGQRMLKEEGLEARLGEIHINAIDAIERETLLEIRPYEPGGELNNWTAEKIPVVFRARSESPDINDMNNAASDSGSLFEQNICLEGSYDFEDDVDCGESLEIGSLEEGNEVKIGTDITAKTRRDLIELLRKFKDVFAWSYQDMPGLSIDIVVHRLPIREDCKPVQQKLRRMRPDIVLKIKEEVKKQFDAAFLQEVKYSEWVANVDPIPKKDRKMHPEDMRKTTFNTLWGTFCYKVIPFGLKNAGVTYQRAIVTLFHDMMHKEIEFYVDEMIAKSRTEEGSGKLLGFIVSGKGIEVGSDKVRAIRDSPPPHTQKEVQGFLGRLNYIARFISRQTEKCDPIFRLLRKHNPGVWDEECQIAFDKIKQLLSNTPVLLPPSLDRPLILYLAVFDNSMGRMARWKILLSKFDIVYVSQKAVKGSAIADFLASRALEDYEPLNFDFPNEDLMYVAATEENSQMNHVWKLNLDGASNVVGNGIGAVLVSPSGDHYPIASKLDFDCTNNIAEYEACIMGIRVAIERKIKVLKVYGDSALVIYQLKGEWETRDPKLISYRKMVLELIDEFDDITFCYLPRDENQMVDVLATLASMIQVKKLEDMNPIQMSIFETPAHCYNVEEEEKDDRPWYLNILRYVKNREYPDQAAENEKKGLRRMAIDYVLDGEILYKKGKDQFPARLAAGEPNGSPVSDGEAPPPETQKSPVTGSGPPWPWKDFSFLCFWLLDSLRKRKGAE, from the exons ATGGAGACTGATGAGGAGGCGATGGAATGTTCTTTCCGATCTCTAGATCTTGTGAATGCAACATTTATTGCTGAGGGGAATAGAATCCCAGTGCCAAATATATCCAGGACTACAAGAGTGGGTCTCCAATTAATGGTGGGAAGAGGAACTATATCAGGAAGAGGATTGGGAAAAAATTTGCATGGAGGAGTTAATGCACCTGTgatgaaggaaaattttgatcattttggtCTAGGCTATAGACCAGatataaaacaaaaagagaaaagaaatagaaaaaagac GGGGTTCATTTATCCTGGACAAAGAATGCTTAAAGAAGAAGGTCTTGAAGCCAGGTTGGGAGAaattcacatcaatgccatagaCGCAATTGAGAGAGAGACATTGCTAGAGATTCGCCCTTATGAACCTGGAGGCGAGCTGAACAATTGGACTGCTGAAAAGattcctgtagtttttagagctcgTTCAGA gtccccagatatcaatgatatgaatAATGCTGCTTCAGATTCAGGATCTCTTTTTGAGCAAAACATATGTTTAGAGGGATCGTATGATTTTGAAGATGATGTAGACTGTGGT gaatcattgGAGATTGGGAGCTTGGAGGAGGGAAATGAGGTAAAAATTGGAACTGACATTACTGCCAAAACAAGGCGAGACCTTATCGAACTACTCCGtaaattcaaagatgtctttgcatGGTCATATCAAGATATGCCTGGGTTAAGCATTGATATTGTGGTACACCGTCTTCCTATAAGAGAAGATTGCAAGCCAGTTCAGCAGAAACTCAGgagaatgaggcctgatattgtgctaaagataaaagaagaagtcaaaaaGCAATTTGATGCTGCATTCTTGCAAGAAGTCAAgtattcagaatgggtagccaacgTTGACCCTATCCCTAAAAAAGATCGGAAG atgcatccggAAGACATGAGAAAGACCACATTCAACACTTTGTGGGGAACGTTCTGTTATAAAGTAATACCctttggattgaagaatgcgGGAGTAACTTATCAAAGAGCCATTGTGActttgtttcatgacatgatgcacaaggagATTGAGTTTTATGTTGATGAAATGATTGCAAAATCCAGAACAGAAGAGGG ATCAGGGAAGCTGCTGGGCTTTATAGTCAGTGGGAAAGGAATTGAGGTTGGCTCGGACAAAGTCAGGGCAATACGAGATTCGCCTCCACCACACACTCAGAAAGAAGTACAAGGTTTTCTGggaagattgaattacattgctcgatttATTTCACGACaaactgagaaatgtgaccccatattccgTCTCTTGAGGAAGCATAATCCGGGCGTATGGGATGAAGAATGTCAGATAgcttttgacaaaataaaacagTTGCTGTCTAATACTCCAGTGCTATTACCACCTAGTCTGGACAGACCATTAATACTGTATTTAGCAGTGTTTGACAATTCAATGGG AAGGATGGCCAGATGGAAAATCTTACTTTCTAAGTTTGACATAGTGTATGTGAGTCAAAAAGCCGTAAAAGGGAGCGCAATAGCTGACTTTTTAGCTAGCAGAGCCTTGGAGGATTATGAGcctttaaactttgattttccaaatgaggatttgatgtatgtggcagcCACTGAAGAAAATTCCCAAATGAATCATGTATGGAAGCTAAACTTGGATGGAGCCTCAAATGTTGTGGGTAACGGAATTGGGGCAGTACTGGTATCTCCAagcggagatcattatcctatTGCTAGCAAACTGGATTTTGACTGTACGAACAATAtagcagaatatgaagcatgcatTATGGGCATTCGTGTAGCTATTGAACGTAAAATCAAAGTGCTAAAAGTGTATGGGGATTCCGCATTGGTGATTTACCAACTCAAAGGAgaatgggagacaagagacCCTAAATTGATCAGTTATCGAAAGATGGTTCTTGAATTGATAgacgagtttgatgacatcactttTTGTTATCTTCCACGAGATGAGAACCAGATGGTTGATGTGTTGGCCACTCTAGCCTCTATGATCCAAGTGAAAAAGTTAGAGGACATGAACCCTATTCAGATGAGTATTTTTGAAACCCCAGCTCATTGCTATAATGttgaagaagaggaaaaagatgaCCGTCCCTGGTATTTGAATATATTGCGATATGTGAAAAATCGTGAATATCCAGATCAGGCAGCagagaatgaaaagaaagggCTGAGAAGAATGGCTATTGACTATGTTTTAGATGGAGAGATCTTGTACAAAAAAGGGAAGGATCAG TTTCCGGCGAGGCTGGCCGCCGGAGAACCCAACGGTTCTCCAGTCTCCGACG GTGAGGCTCCGCCGCCGGAGACCCAAAAGTCTCCTGTTACCGGCAGCGGGCCACCGTGGCCG TGGAAGGATTTCTCCTTTCTCTGTTTTTGGCTTCTCGATTCGTTGAGGAAAAGGAAAGGGGCTGAATAG
- the LOC128032539 gene encoding uncharacterized protein LOC128032539 — protein MSGEMIESAKRSGKIDVGENNRRKVVANQHGSSKQESGARPSIERPQFTPIPMSYKELYQNLFNTHVVAPFYLTPLQPPYPKWYDANAQCDYHAGITGYSIEHCITFKRLVEKLINMGVVKVDDASGTGNPLPNHTDSGVNMMSENVGRRVNESVAKIKIPLMWIWKEIVRRGLIVSGSEGCCEIPDYCEFHHEVGHEIQKYGEFKALVQSMMDNREVKYFEEVNEARVQVTPKIVIQKLAKFSYKDSNKVPWNYECDVTVSGKEASVSVAKENQKIGSYTNTEKHCGWINSQAESAEGKVFAAEQKEEKTVESRPLINEPIKEEEATEFLKFLKHSEYSVVEQLHKQPASISVLPLLMSLEVHRNALMKVLNETYVANDISVSKLDLLVNNISADNFNFFNDNEIPSGGMGSTKALLPVDSSHMKMCQNVARAFDGTERKVMGRIEIPLQIGPSTYEVDFIVMDIKPSYNCLLGRPWIHSAGAVPSSLHQKLKLVSEG, from the exons atgagtGGTGAGATGATTGAGAGTGCTAAAAGAAGCGGGAAGATTGATGTTGGAGAGAATAACAGAAG AAAGGTAGTGGCTAATCAACATGGTTCATCAAAACAGGAATCTGGTGCGAGGCCAAGTATTGAGAGGccccagttcacaccaattccaatGTCATATAAGGAGTTGTATCAGAATTTATTCAACACACACGTTGTTGCCCCTTTTTACTTGACCCCTTTAcagcctccgtatcccaaatggtatgacgcgAATGCCCAATGCGATTACCATGCAGGAATAACGGGGTATTCCATAGAACATTGTATAACTTTCAAAAGGCTTGTTGAGAAGCTCATCAATATGGGTGTTGTCAAGGTAGATGATGCATCTGGTACAGgaaatccattacccaatcacACTGATAGTGGGGTAAACATGATGAGTGAAAATGTGGGAAGAAGGGTCAATGAGAGCGTTGCTAAAATAAAAATCCCTTTGATGTggatttggaaggaaattgtGAGAAGAGGGTTAATTGTCTCGGGTTCAGAAGGATGTTGTGAGATCCCTGATtattgtgagttccatcatgagGTGGGAcacgaaattcagaaatatGGAGAATTCAAAGCTCTGGTCCAGAGTATGATGGATAATAGAGAGGTGAAATATTTTGAAGAG GTTAATGAGGCTAGGGTACAGGTGACACCGAAGATTGTAATTCAGAAGCTAGCAAAGTTCTCATATAAGGATAGCAATAAGGTCCCCTGGAATTATGAGTGCGACGTAACAGTTTCGGGAAAAGAAGCTTCAGTTAGTGTTgcaaaagaaaaccaaaaaatagGTTCTTATACGAATACTGAGAAGCACTGTGGTTGGATAAATTCCCAAGCAGAGTCAGCGGAGGGGAAAGTTTTTGCGGCAgagcaaaaagaagagaagacaGTTGAATCTAGGCCATTGATTAATGAGCCAATAAAGGAGGAAGAAGCCactgaatttttgaaatttctgaAACACAGTGAGTATAGTGTGGTAGAGCAGCTGCATAAGCAACCAGCTAGTATATCTGTGTTACCTTTGCTCATGAGTTTAGAGGTGCATCGAAATGCATTAATGAAAGTGTTGAATGAAACATATGTGGCTAATGATATTTCTGTTAGCAAGTTGGATCTGTTGGTTAACAATATAAGCGCCgacaattttaactttttcaatgATAACGAAATACCATCTGGAGGTATGGGGTCTACTAAAGCTCT GCTACCTGTGGATAGTTCACATATGAAAATGTGTCAAAATGTAGCAAGGGCATTCGATGGAACAGAAAGGAAGGTTATGGGGAGAATTGAGATACCATTGCAAATTGGCCCAAGTACTTATGAAGTGGATTTCATTGTAATGGACATCAAGCCTTCCTATAACTGCTTGTTAGGGAGACCTTGGATACACTCGGCAGGGGCTGTGCcttcatcattacatcagaagTTAAAGTTAGTGTCAGAGGGATAG